DNA from bacterium:
TAATAAGAAAAAATATGGATGTCTCCACATTCATAGAAGCAGCTGCAATTGAAAGCACAAACGGAGCATATAAACGTTCAGGAGTATCTACTCCGCTACTCTGTACATAAAGTATCTTGCTCATAGTTCTCCTTGTATTAGTTAAGCTTTTTTATAAAAAAAGTCAATATTGTTTCTTCTTTTTTAAATTCAACAATCTCCTGCCCCATTCTTTTCGCCCATCTTTTTATATCTTCTTCCGCTGCAGGGTCATCCGTTGTTACTTTTAATATCTTTCCTATATCAAGCTTTTCTATTTCTTCTTTTGTCATAGCAATAGGCATAGGGCAGTAAAGCCCAATACAATCTAATTCGGCATCCGGTATAATATTCGACATTTCTACTTTCTCCTCGATAGCTCTTTATCAAATACTGCTAACTTACTTTTAGAATTGCCTATAAGTTTAAGTCTTTTTACAATCTTACTTGCATTTTCTTCTTCCTCAACCTGTTCTTTTACAAACCACTGCAAGAAAGCTTTTGTTTCAGAATCTTTTTCCATTCCGGCAAGTTCAATAAGTTTATTTATTAATCCTGTCACCTTTTTCTCATGTCTATACGTATCTTCAAACACATCAAGCGGAGATTTCCAGTCTGAAGGCGGAGAAGCAATACCTGAAAGTATTACTCTATTTTTTTGCTCAACCAGATAATTAAACATCTTCATCGCATGTTCTAACTCTTCCCGCGCCTGAACTTTCATCCAGTTAGCAAACCCGCTAAGATTAATAGATTCAAAATAAGTAGCCATTGATAGATAAAAATAAGAAGAATATAGTTCCCAATTTATTTGCTTATTCAGTGCTTTTTCCATTTTCTTTTTAATCATAAATTCTCCTTACAATCCTATTCCATCTTGTCAAACTGGTCTTTACCAACCCCGCATAACGGACATACCCAATTATCCGGTATTTCTTCAAAAGATGTTCCGGGTGTTATTCCTGAATCAGGATCACCTGCGTCAGGGTCATAAATATACCCACAAACTTTGCATATATATTTATCCATTTTCTTCTCCTTAGTTGGACTTTCCCGCCATGGCGGGATTAGACCAACTTATCCAGCTATGTTGGGCTGGATTTTAACTGTTTATTAAACTTTTATGGTTTTCAAAAACACTGTCTGCCAATCTATCCAGCGCTTCAAAATCTTCTTTCTTTGGTAAGCCTTTACATAATACGGCATCCAATATTTTCACTTCCAATCCTGAAATAATACTTGCAAGTTGTTCAACTGTCTTTCCACCCCAACCATAAGAACCAATTAAAGAAACAAATCTTAATTTAGGCCTTAATATTTTTACAAGATACGTTGCATAAACAGCAAGCGGATGCGCTCCGGCTAATACAGTAGGCACACCTATTACAACGGTAGCAGCATCTACTAACGACATTGCCAATTCCCCTATGTCACTGTCTGCAAGGTTAAACTGCTTAACGGCTATTCCTCTTGCAATCAAAGCTTCTGCAAAATATTCTACCATTTTTCTTGTGCTATTATGCATACTCACATAAGGAATTACAACTATATTTTGCGGTGCATCAAATATCCAGTGTTTATAAGCATCAATTATAAAAGTAGGTTTATTGTGTATGGGACCATGACTTGGCGCGATAATATCTATATTTATACCCTCTATTTTTTCTAAATTCTTCTGTATTATCGTTCTAAAAGGCATCATAATTTCTGCATAATACCTTTTTGCCGATTCATAAATCTTTGTTTCATCTTTTACAAATAAATCACTTGTTGCAAAATGAGCGCCAAAAAGGTCACACGAAAATAAAATCTTATCTTCCCTTAAATAAGTTATCATTGTTTCAGGCCAGTGAACCCAAGGGAAATGCATAAATTCAAGTGTTTTATCACCTAATGACAACGTTTCTCTATCTTCCACAGATATAATCTTATCTTCAGACACTTCCAATAAATTAATAAGCATAGTTTTGCATTTGGAAGTAGTTACTACTTTGGCTTCCGGATATATTTTTAAAATATCGGGCAAACTGCCGGAATGGTCTTGCTCGGCATGATTAATTATAACATAATCTATTTTTTTTACGCTTAACTGATTCAACCTATCTATAAGGATGTATGTTTTAGACGGGTCAACAGTATCTACCAATGCCGTTTTATCACTACCTTTAATTAAATAAGAATTATAACTTGTTCCGTTTGGCAAAGGTATAAGCTCGTCAAATAATCTTCTATCCCAATCAACGGCTCCAACCCAGTAAACATTTGGTTTCAACTCTCTCGCGTTCATTTTAACCTCACTTTCATTTTGTTAAGCCCTTATCATTACTAACATCATTTTATATTGAGTTATTGCTTTTAATGAATGCGGCTGATTAGCCGGCATTATCATCGTCTCGCCTGTTTTAACTATAGACGGTTTCCCGGATATGGTAATTTCCGCTTCCCCATCAATAATGCAAACCATAGCATCAAAAGAAGCTGTATGTTCGCTTAATCCTTGTCCTTTATCAAAAGAGAATACGGTTACCGTTCCTATTTTTTTATCTATAATAGTTTTACTTACAACTGAATCCTTTTGATATTCTACAAAATCAACTAACTTATGTGGTTTTAATGATAAACATTCCGAGCATAATTGTTCTTTGTTACATTCCACTTTCCCTCCAATTTTAAGACAATATCTCTTTTATATCTTTGTCCGGTTCGCTTATAAGTCTTATATCGTAATTATCCTGAAGGACTTTTAATATATCTCCATTTACCCATGCCGGCAATATCGGACCAAGATATATTCCTTTTATCCCGAGCGACAAAAGACTCCATAAAATAGCCACTGCTTTTTGTTCTGTCCAACTCAATACCAGAGTCAAAGGCAATTTATTAATTTCAACTCCAAACAACTCGAAAAGCGCTGCAGCAATTTCAATCGCCACTATTGAATCGTTACACTGCCCAAGGTCTATCAATCTTGGGATACCTTCAATATCACCTAAATCCAAATCATTTATCCTGTATTTCCCACAGGCAAGAGTAAGAATAATCGTATCTTTAGGTAGTTTTTTTGCAAACTCTCTATAATATTCACCTTTTCCAATCGGCGAATCACATCCACCTATAAGAAAGAAATGACGGATTTTCCCGCTCATTACCAGTTCTTTGATTTTTCCCGCAAGAGACATAATAACCGATTTGGAAAATCCTGTTGTAAACACCACATCTCCCTTACTTTCTTCAAGCTCGGGTAAAGATTTCGCTTTTTCTATAACAGGCGTAAAATCATAATTATCTATATGTTTTACATCGGGCAACCTTACGGGACCGGTTGTAAACATTCTATCCTTATAATCGTCTTTTGGTATAAGAGCGCAGTTTGATGTTGCAAGAATAGCCATTGGATATTGCGAAAATATTTTTTTCTGGTCAAACCAGGCTTTACCAATGTTACCAACAAGATGTTTGTATTTTTTCAATCCAGGATAACCATGAGCAGGCAACATTTCGGAATGAGTGTAAACGTTTATTCCCATACCTTCCGTTTGCTTTAGTAAAT
Protein-coding regions in this window:
- a CDS encoding sulfurtransferase TusA family protein, yielding MSNIIPDAELDCIGLYCPMPIAMTKEEIEKLDIGKILKVTTDDPAAEEDIKRWAKRMGQEIVEFKKEETILTFFIKKLN
- a CDS encoding rubredoxin — translated: MDKYICKVCGYIYDPDAGDPDSGITPGTSFEEIPDNWVCPLCGVGKDQFDKME
- a CDS encoding ferritin; its protein translation is MIKKKMEKALNKQINWELYSSYFYLSMATYFESINLSGFANWMKVQAREELEHAMKMFNYLVEQKNRVILSGIASPPSDWKSPLDVFEDTYRHEKKVTGLINKLIELAGMEKDSETKAFLQWFVKEQVEEEENASKIVKRLKLIGNSKSKLAVFDKELSRRK
- a CDS encoding cupin domain-containing protein, which encodes MECNKEQLCSECLSLKPHKLVDFVEYQKDSVVSKTIIDKKIGTVTVFSFDKGQGLSEHTASFDAMVCIIDGEAEITISGKPSIVKTGETMIMPANQPHSLKAITQYKMMLVMIRA
- a CDS encoding FprA family A-type flavoprotein, coding for MNARELKPNVYWVGAVDWDRRLFDELIPLPNGTSYNSYLIKGSDKTALVDTVDPSKTYILIDRLNQLSVKKIDYVIINHAEQDHSGSLPDILKIYPEAKVVTTSKCKTMLINLLEVSEDKIISVEDRETLSLGDKTLEFMHFPWVHWPETMITYLREDKILFSCDLFGAHFATSDLFVKDETKIYESAKRYYAEIMMPFRTIIQKNLEKIEGINIDIIAPSHGPIHNKPTFIIDAYKHWIFDAPQNIVVIPYVSMHNSTRKMVEYFAEALIARGIAVKQFNLADSDIGELAMSLVDAATVVIGVPTVLAGAHPLAVYATYLVKILRPKLRFVSLIGSYGWGGKTVEQLASIISGLEVKILDAVLCKGLPKKEDFEALDRLADSVFENHKSLINS
- the hcp gene encoding hydroxylamine reductase — encoded protein: MDMFCYQCSQTANGTGCTVKGVCGKSPTVAKLLDNLIFIIKGMSAYLYHARELGFTDPDIDGFLEKAFYSTFTNVNFDAGSYVQLAVEAGQMNIKTMKLLKKAYIDTYGEPIPVKVQTGIFKGRGIIVTGHGLKALEHLLKQTEGMGINVYTHSEMLPAHGYPGLKKYKHLVGNIGKAWFDQKKIFSQYPMAILATSNCALIPKDDYKDRMFTTGPVRLPDVKHIDNYDFTPVIEKAKSLPELEESKGDVVFTTGFSKSVIMSLAGKIKELVMSGKIRHFFLIGGCDSPIGKGEYYREFAKKLPKDTIILTLACGKYRINDLDLGDIEGIPRLIDLGQCNDSIVAIEIAAALFELFGVEINKLPLTLVLSWTEQKAVAILWSLLSLGIKGIYLGPILPAWVNGDILKVLQDNYDIRLISEPDKDIKEILS